Proteins found in one Brachypodium distachyon strain Bd21 chromosome 5, Brachypodium_distachyon_v3.0, whole genome shotgun sequence genomic segment:
- the LOC100827347 gene encoding uncharacterized protein LOC100827347, translating to MPTGVATTLPYPKPPQSPRLLHRSRHYSGLRLLLATASPFSPPLACSRRKPNSTIHASSDPAPSSSSSFPSSPTPPPRPPPTEPPSTIAHAGRSKKNKNTSGGRIEGSGDVRREAKSRAKRRSRRLGENAFYRRKRQAAAGQADVFTDEELEMIGLGYDRSVRFMDGPDDPRLRHPHDWYRFGQYGPYSWRGIVVGPPIRGRFSDDRVSLMSEVVDHDDWDRHHQFEMSNQFSNRLNELDATVGFRYFWVFVRHPSWRPNELPWQQWTLSAEVAVQASKDERLDKWSLMGRFGNPTRELITRCAAWTRPDILYVKRPLYQSRFEPQEEFFSRLRPLVDPSTENQFLFDLEQDGRVIQTTYFGGLCRIVKANPKSYVDDVVNAFSKLSDADKSRCLEFLLTNHPTELLHPYTKEWKVKLEEMELGCDAPDESDDEGGDDIGDEVIDWVEDDEVDVIDDIEDDVDNNYEAEEVADVSEEVEADEIIENSEENEEYWDEQWKKAMKSSDRMEKLVKTRFEESSEYEKQQMQQQKEMESEVGTSNTMLMEQEQTEEYEVKQFQLDSARGRSGKHRVKGEAHLRAAVRPFTYRNLVKEIVLMRHQIIEGEIV from the coding sequence ATGCCGACCGGTGTGGCCACGACGCTCCCCTACCCGAAACCCCCGCAATCCCCTCGTCTCCTCCACCGCAGCCGCCACTACTCCGGCCTCCGCCTGCTCctcgccaccgcctccccctTCTCCCCACCTCTCGCCTGCTCCAGGCGCAAGCCCAATTCCACCATCCATGCCTCCTCCGAccccgccccctcctcctcctcatccttcccctcctccccgacccCGCCTCCGCGCCCGCCCCCTACGGAACCCCCATCCACCATAGCCCACGCTGGCCGCagcaagaagaacaagaacacCTCTGGCGGCCGCATCGAGGGCAGCGGCGACGTGCGGCGCGAGGCCAAGTCCCGTGCCAagcgccgcagccgccgcctcggaGAGAACGCCTTCTACCGCCGCAAGCGCCAGGCCGCCGCGGGCCAGGCCGACGTCTTCACCGACGAGGAGCTGGAGATGATTGGCCTAGGCTATGACCGCTCCGTCCGCTTCATGGACGGGCCCGACGAcccgcgcctccgccacccgcaCGACTGGTACAGGTTCGGCCAGTACGGGCCCTACTCCTGGCGCGGCATCGTCGTGGGGCCGCCCATCCGCGGCCGCTTCTCCGACGACCGGGTCTCCCTCATGTCCGAGGTCGTCGACCACGACGACTGGGACCGCCACCATCAGTTCGAAATGTCCAACCAGTTCTCCAACCGCCTCAATGAGCTCGACGCCACCGTCGGCTTCAGGTACTTCTGGGTCTTCGTGCGGCACCCGAGCTGGCGGCCCAACGAACTACCATGGCAGCAGTGGACGCTCTCTGCCGAGGTCGCCGTCCAAGCCAGCAAAGACGAACGGCTGGATAAGTGGAGCCTCATGGGCAGGTTTGGCAACCCGACACGCGAGCTGATCACGCGCTGTGCAGCCTGGACACGCCCGGACATCCTATACGTCAAACGGCCGCTCTATCAGTCGAGGTTTGAGCCACAGGAGGAATTCTTTAGCCGGCTCCGCCCGTTGGTTGATCCCTCGACGGAGAACCAGTTCCTCTTCGACCTTGAGCAGGATGGCAGGGTCATTCAAACTACCTACTTTGGTGGCCTCTGCAGGATTGTGAAGGCAAACCCAAAGTCTTATGTGGATGACGTTGTGAATGCATTCTCAAAGCTGAGTGATGCGGACAAGTCGCGATGTCTGGAGTTCCTACTCACAAACCATCCCACGGAGCTTCTCCATCCATACACCAAGGAGTGGAAAGTAAAGTTAGAGGAGATGGAGCTTGGGTGTGATGCACCTGATGAGAGCGACGATGAGGGTGGTGACGATATTGGAGATGAGGTTATTGACTGGGTTGAGGATGACGAGGTTGATGTGATTGATGATATTGAGGATGATGTAGACAACAATTATGAGGCTGAGGAAGTGGCTGATGTCAGTGAAGAGGTGGAAGCAGATGAAATAATAGAAAACAGCGAGGAGAATGAGGAGTACTGGGATGAGCAATGGAAGAAGGCGATGAAAAGTTCTGATAGAATGGAGAAGCTGGTCAAGACTAGGTTCGAGGAATCATCTGAGTACGAAAAGCAGCAAATGCAACAGCAGAAAGAGATGGAATCGGAAGTGGGCACCTCTAACACAATGCTTATGGAACAGGAGCAGACTGAGGAGTATGAGGTGAAGCAGTTCCAGCTGGACAGTGCAAGGGGCAGAAGCGGGAAGCACAGAGTGAAGGGCGAGGCGCATCTGAGGGCTGCCGTCCGGCCATTCACTTATAGGAATCTTGTCAAGGAAATTGTTCTGATGAGACACCAAATTATTGAAGGAGAGATCGTTTAG
- the LOC100828055 gene encoding VAN3-binding protein, whose translation MEPDGGLIACEEPPPPLEPMDLLSSAWCSSAIQVLQTGPKEDCSLALVEHPVMALDNDRRDLSELQKSDRSLVVDSSGFGAPQTQWKYDDLKSWIWLQKAIHPELDYDQKKKWLPRKMAAPWSGISLKKWVKERKQKRKEEARLHKAEVHAAVSVASVAAVLAAIAAERGSAPASMRETSVASAAALVAAQCARVAEAAGATRDQVAAAVGAAVAATDASNVITLTAAAATSLRGAAALRGRRGGSGGHGQNERADQAAPWQDDLDFDFNYARSKAALAKGDEMFVAMPDGKWKLHTVSAASNKDGKVVLRIKKMNLVMAFSNAKESVVNDMSPCAPEKASRDEEATYPMEVSTSKGKVELRADDYAVYKRWVTTVTHMLASSAALVSTRPPITRRN comes from the exons ATGGAGCCGGACGGAGGCCTGATTGCGTGCGAagagccgccgccacctctaGAGCCGATGGACCTGCTGTCAAGTGCGTGGTGCAGTTCGGCGATCCAAGTTCTTCAGACGGGGCCTAAGGAGGATTGCTCGCTGGCGCTGGTGGAGCACCCGGTCATGGCACTTGACAATGATCGGAGAGACCTGTCGGAGTTGCAG AAGAGTGATCGTAGCTTGGTCGTCGACAGCAGCGGTTTCGGTGCACCGCAGACGCAATGGAAATACGATGATCTAAAG TCTTGGATATGGCTTCAGAAGGCGATTCACCCAGAGCTGGACTATGACCAGAAGAAGAAATGG CTCCCGCGCAAGATGGCGGCGCCATGGAGCGGCATCTCGCTCAAGAAGTGGGTCAAGGAGCGGAAGCAGAAGCGCAAGGAGGAGGCGCGACTGCACAAGGCCGAGGTCCACGCCGCGGTGTCCGTCGCGAGCGTCGCGGCCGTactcgccgccatcgccgccgagAGGGGCTCCGCGCCGGCGTCCATGAGGGAGACGTCGGTGGCGTcggccgccgcgctcgtggCCGCGCAGTGCGCCAGGGTGGCCGAGGCCGCGGGTGCCACGCGCGACCAGGTCGCCgcggccgtcggcgccgccgtggccgccacgGATGCCAGCAACGTCATCacgctcaccgccgccgccgccacct CACtgcggggcgcggcggcgctgagggggaggcgaggaggcagcggcgggcaTGGGCAGAACGAGAGGGCGGACCAGGCGGCGCCGTGGCAGGACGACCTGGACTTCGACTTCAACTACGCGAGGTCCAAGGCGGCGCTGGCCAAGGGCGACGAGATGTTCGTGGCCATGCCGGACG GGAAGTGGAAGCTGCACACGGTGTCCGCCGCCTCGAACAAGGACGGCAAGGTGGTGCTGCGGATCAAGAAGATGAACCTGGTCATGGCTTTCTCCAACGCCAAAGAAA GCGTGGTCAATGACATGAGCCCGTGCGCGCCGGAGAAGGCGAGCCGGGACGAGGAGGCGACGTACCCGATGGAGGTGTCGACGAGCAAGGGCAAGGTGGAGCTCCGGGCCGACGACTACGCCGTGTACAAGAGGTGGGTCACCACGGTGACCCACATgctcgcctcctccgccgccctcgtCAGCACGCGCCCGCCGATCACCCGGCGGAACTGA
- the LOC100821563 gene encoding cytochrome c oxidase subunit 6b-2 isoform X1: MPPPSSSAPPQRSFPLGSEELLSSSIEIKTAPADFRFPTTNQTRHCFTRYVEYHRCVNAKGEETADCEKFAKYYRSLCPAEWVDKWNEQRENGTFPGPL, from the exons ATGCCCCCTCCCTCGAGCTCTGCTCCACCTCAACGTTCTTTTCCCCTCGGATCTGAAGAGCTCCTATCATCATCT ATTGAGATTAAAACAGCACCTGCTGACTTCCGCTTTCCTACAACAAACCAAACCAGGCATTGTTTTACTCGCTATGTTGAGTACCACAG GTGTGTGAATGCCAAAGGGGAAGAAACTGCTGACTGTGAGAAATTTGCCAAGTACTACCGATCTCTTTGCCCAGCTGAATGG GTTGATAAGTGGAATGAGCAGAGGGAGAATGGGACATTTCCAGGGCCCCTCTAA
- the LOC100821563 gene encoding cytochrome c oxidase subunit 6b-2 isoform X2: MAEIEIKTAPADFRFPTTNQTRHCFTRYVEYHRCVNAKGEETADCEKFAKYYRSLCPAEWVDKWNEQRENGTFPGPL, encoded by the exons ATGGCCGAG ATTGAGATTAAAACAGCACCTGCTGACTTCCGCTTTCCTACAACAAACCAAACCAGGCATTGTTTTACTCGCTATGTTGAGTACCACAG GTGTGTGAATGCCAAAGGGGAAGAAACTGCTGACTGTGAGAAATTTGCCAAGTACTACCGATCTCTTTGCCCAGCTGAATGG GTTGATAAGTGGAATGAGCAGAGGGAGAATGGGACATTTCCAGGGCCCCTCTAA
- the LOC100821874 gene encoding S-adenosylmethionine decarboxylase proenzyme, with product MAVLSVDPAPVSAIGFEGYEKRLEITFSEASVFADPHGRGLRALSRAQIDSVLDLARCTIVSELSNKDFDSYVLSESSLFIYSQKIVIKTCGTTMLLLTIPRILELAEELCMPLAAVKYSRGMFIFPGAQPAPHRSFSEEVDVLNRYFGGLKSGGNAYVIGDPAKPGQKWHIYYATEQPEKPMVTLEMCMTGLDKKKASVFFKTSADGHISCAKEMTKVSGISEIIPEMEVCDFDFEPCGYSMNAIHGSAFSTIHVTPEDGFSYASYEVMGIDASALAYGDLVKRVLRCFGPSEFSVAVTIFGGRGHAATWGKKLTAEAYDCNNTVEQELPCGGVLIYQSFAVNEEVAVSAGSPRSVFHCFDGENVENHALVKDGKLANLLQWREDALEEDGVLYE from the coding sequence ATGGCTGTCCTCTCTGTTGACCCCGCCCCGGTATCGGCGATCGGGTTTGAGGGCTATGAGAAGCGCCTTGAGATCACCTTCTCCGAGGCTTCTGTCTTTGCTGACCCGCATGGTCGTGGCTTGCGCGCTCTCTCCAGGGCCCAGATTGACTCTGTTCTGGATCTTGCACGGTGCACCATTGTGTCCGAGCTCTCCAACAAGGACTTTGACTCCTATGTTCTATCTGAGTCGAGCCTGTTTATCTACTCTCAGAAGATTGTGATCAAGACCTGTGGGACTACCATGCTCCTGCTCACCATTCCAAGGATTCTTGAGCTTGCTGAAGAGCTGTGCATGCCGCTTGCTGCTGTGAAGTACTCTCGAGGGATGTTCATCTTCCCTGGCGCACAGCCAGCTCCCCACAGGAGCTTCTCTGAGGAGGTTGATGTCCTTAACCGCTACTTTGGTGGCCTGAAATCTGGTGGCAATGCTTATGTGATTGGAGATCCAGCCAAGCCAGGCCAGAAGTGGCACATCTATTATGCCACTGAGCAACCTGAGAAACCTATGGTCACACTGGAGATGTGCATGACTGGGCTGGACAAGAAGAAAGCCTCTGTCTTCTTCAAGACTTCTGCTGATGGACACATCTCATGTGCTAAGGAGATGACAAAGGTCTCTGGTATCTCTGAAATCATCCCGGAGATGGAGGTCTGTGACTTCGACTTTGAGCCCTGCGGCTACTCCATGAACGCCATCCATGGATCTGCGTTCTCTACAATCCATGTGACCCCTGAGGACGGCTTCAGCTATGCCAGCTACGAAGTCATGGGCATCGACGCTTCTGCCCTTGCCTATGGCGACCTTGTCAAGAGGGTCCTCAGGTGCTTTGGCCCATCAGAGTTCTCTGTTGCTGTCACCATCTTTGGTGGACGTGGCCATGCTGCTACATGGGGGAAGAAGCTCACTGCCGAGGCTTATGACTGCAACAATACGGTTGAGCAAGAGCTCCCGTGTGGCGGTGTTCTCATTTACCAGAGCTTTGCTGTGAACGAAGAAGTTGCTGTCTCTGCCGGGTCGCCGAGATCGGTGTTCCACTGCTTCGATGGCGAGAACGTGGAGAACCATGCTCTTGTGAAGGACGGCAAGCTTGCTAATCTGCTCCAATGGCGAGAGGACGCTCtggaggaggatggcgtgcTGTACGAGTGA
- the LOC100822183 gene encoding peroxidase 46, whose product MGTGRRPQWGVMFMCLALVLSALAAVASSQSPLPAPPARRAAVPSFPPAASRAPKRASGPALSPAPKPASPPSASPAPKPTPRPAASPAPKPSSPLPAPKPPSPPAPAQAPKPSAPPAASPVPKPPSPPPMPSPSRAPKPSPSAPAPAPAQKPSPAPAPAPKASPPTTTPTPVLKPSVPSPAPPPSPANSAPPTSSPALSPSFYAASCPSVELAVNDVVRSASTLDPTIPGKLLRMVFHDCFVEGCDASVLIEGSGTERTDPANLSLGGFNVIDEAKRLLEAVCPATVSCSDIIVLAARDAVTYTGGPSVPVSLGRRDSLVSLASNVRANIIDTGFSVDAMAASFASKGLTLDDLVTLSGGHTIGSAHCGTFRERFHPDANGSMVPVDASMNTDYANELMQTCSSGNSTVTVDCDEGSAKVFDNRYFSNLLDGRGLLRTDAVLVQNATTRAKVSAFAQSQESFFASWAGSYARLTSLGVKTGSDGEIRRLCSSVNG is encoded by the exons ATGGGTACGGGTCGGAGGCCGCAATGGGGAGTCATGTTCATGTGCTTGGCGCTGGTCTTGTCGGCGCTTGCGGCGGTCGCCTCGTCTCAGTCGCCGcttccggcgccgccggctcgaAGAGCAGCCGTACCGTCGTTTCCACCAGCGGCGTCGCGGGCTCCGAAGCGGGCGTCCGGGCCAGCGTTGTCGCCTGCGCCAAAGCCAGCGTCTCCCCCATCGGCTTCGCCGGCTCCCAAGCCGACACCTAGGCCCGCGGCTTCTCCAGCGCCAAAGCCATCGTCTCCACTTCCGGCGCCAAAGCCGCCATCTCCAcccgcgccggcgcaggcgccgAAGCCATCGGCTCCACCTGCAGCGTCGCCGGTTCCGAAGCCACCATCTCCACCACCCATGCCGTCGCCATCGCGGGCTCCAAAGCCATCACcctcagcgccggcgccggctccggctcaAAAACCATCTCCCGCACCGGCACCCGCCCCGAAAGCGTCTCCTCCTACGACGACCCCGACACCAGTACTGAAACCATCTGTTCCATctccggcaccgccgccgtctccggcgaACTCTGCCCCGCCGACGTCTTCGCCGGCGCTCTCGCCCAGCTTCTACGCCGCCTCCTGCCCGAGCGTGGAGCTGGCGGTGAACGATGTCGTCAGGTCGGCCTCCACCTTGGACCCCACcatccccggcaagctcctcAGGATGGTCTTCCATGACTGCTTCGTAGAG GGATGCGATGCGTCGGTGCTGATCGAAGGCAGCGGCACGGAGAGGACCGATCCCGCAAACCTCTCGCTGGGCGGGTTCAATGTCATTGATGAAGCCAAGAGGCTGCTCGAAGCTGTATGCCCTGCAACCGTTTCTTGCAGTGACATTATAGTCCTTGCTGCAAGAGATGCTGTCACATAT ACCGGAGGACCGTCGGTGCCCGTCTCTCTCGGGCGACGTGATAGCCTTGTCTCGCTAGCCTCCAATGTCAGAGCAAACATCATTGACACGGGCTTCTCCGTCGACGCTATGGCGGCGAGCTTCGCCTCGAAGGGCCTCACCTTGGACGACCTCGTCACTCTCTCAG GCGGGCACACCATCGGGTCAGCGCACTGCGGCACATTCCGGGAGCGCTTCCATCCTGACGCCAATGGAAGCATGGTGCCCGTTGATGCATCAATGAACACCGACTACGCGAACGAGCTGATGCAGACCTGCTCATCGGGGAACAGCACCGTGACGGTGGACTGCGACGAGGGGTCGGCGAAGGTGTTCGACAACCGGTACTTCAGCAACCTGCTGGACGGGCGTGGCCTGCTGCGCACGGACGCCGTGCTGGTGCAGAACGCCACGACGAGGGCCAAGGTGTCGGCCTTCGCGCAGAGTCAGGAGAGCTTCTTCGCCAGCTGGGCCGGCTCGTACGCCAGGCTCACCAGCCTCGGCGTCAAGACAGGATCCGACGGCGAGATCCGGCGGCTCTGCTCCAGCGTCAACGGCTGA
- the LOC100828357 gene encoding cell division control protein 48 homolog B isoform X2 has translation MAAGSKAGGSDGDDGDSTGAWRAEEAVAGNRMALDALRELVVYPFIYARQSRLLGLKWPRGLLLYGPPGTGKTSLVQAMVRECNAHLTMINPYSVHKAHAGEGEKFLREAFSEAYSQASQGRPAIIFIDELDAICPRRDNKREQESRIVGQLLTLMDGNKKTVKLPHVVVVASTNRVDAIDPALRRPGRFDSEIEVTVPSLEERLQILKLYTKNLHLDSTVDLQTIAASCNGYVGADLQALCREAALLAYRRLSNSSEDEKVHTLIMADWESARSQVRASMTRGVTKEVSTVLWDDIGGLQDLKKKLQQAVEWPIKHAAAFARLGISPVRGVLLHGPPGCSKTTLAKAAAHAAQASFFSLSGAELYSKYVGEGEALLRRTFQSARLAAPSILFFDEADAIAPKRTGPGGNSGNVTVGERLLSTLLTEMDGLELATGIIVLAATNRPKAIDAALLRPGRFDMVLYVPPPDVQGRHEILRIHTRKMKLGEDVDLVKIAECTELFTGADLEGLCREAGMAALREDLSANSIHKAHFEAARRSLRPSLTKAEIDEYAAAAIHGLSTRKH, from the exons ATGGCCGCTGGGAGCAAAGCCGGTGGCAGCGATGGGGATGATGGCGATTCGACTGGAGCTtggcgggcggaggaggctgTAGCTGGAAACCGCATGGCGCTTGATGCTCTGCGGGAGCTTGTGGTATATCCCTTCATCTACGCACGCCAGTCGCGTCTTCTCGGCCTCAAG TGGCCCAGAGGATTGCTTCTCTACGGTCCCCCTGGCACCGGAAAG ACAAGCCTGGTTCAAGCCATGGTTCGAGAATGCAATGCCCACCTGACAATGATCAA CCCATATTCTGTGCATAAAGCTCATGCTGGAGAGGGTGAGAAGTTCCTGCGTGAAGCTTTCTCTGAAGCATATTCTCAGGCGTCACAGGGTAGACCAGCCATTATTTTCATTGATGAACTGGATGCCATATGTCCACGCCGCGATAACAA ACGAGAGCAAGAGTCCCGCATTGTTGGTCAGCTGCTGACTCTGATGGATGGAAACAAGAAAACAGTGAAGCTTCCTCATGTAGTTGTTGTTGCATCAACCAACAG AGTGGATGCGATTGATCCAGCACTGAGAAGGCCAGGACGTTTCGATTCAGAGATAGAGGTCACTGTTCCCTCCCTAGAAGAAAGGTTGCAGATTCTTAAG CTTTATACCAAGAATCTACATCTTGATTCAACTGTTGATCTTCAAACTATCGCTGCATCCTGCAATGGTTATGTTGGAGCTGATTTACAAGCTCTATGTCGAGAAGCTGCCCTACTTGCGTATCGTAGattgtcaaactcatctgagGATGAGAAGGTTCACACACTTATCATGGCAGACTGGGAGTCCGCTAGATCTCAGGTCAGAGCAAGCATGACAAGAGGGGTAACAAAAGAAGTTTCAACTGTTTTATGGGATGATATTGGGGGTTTGCAAGATCTAAAG AAAAAGCTTCAGCAAGCTGTTGAGTGGCCCATCAAACATGCTGCTGCATTTGCTAGACTAGGGATATCACCAGTTCGTGGTGTGCTTCTGCATGGTCCTCCAGGGTGCTCAAAGACCACCCTTGCCAAGGCTGCAGCACATGCTGCCCaagcttctttcttttctttgag TGGTGCAGAATTATATTCGAAGTATGTTGGAGAAGGTGAAGCTTTGTTGCGAAGAACATTCCAGAGTGCACGCCTTGCTGCTCCtagcattttattttttgatgaGGCTGATGCAATTGCTCCTAAAAG AACTGGTCCTGGTGGAAACAGTGGCAATGTCACAGTTGGAGAAAGACTCCTGTCCACTTTGTTGACCGAAATGGATGGCTTAGAACTGGCTACG gGGATTATTGTTTTGGCTGCTACTAATCGTCCCAAAGCAATTGATGCAGCTCTTCTCCGCCCAGGTCGTTTTGATATG GTGTTGTATGTTCCACCGCCTGATGTGCAAGGTCGGCACGAGATACTGCGCATCCATACACGGAAAATGAAGTTGGGGGAGGATGTGGACCTTGTGAAGATAGCAGAGTGCACTGAGCTGTTCACTGGTGCTGATCTTGAAGGCCTGTGCAGGGAAGCAGGAATGGCAGCCCTGAGGGAAGATCTGTCAGCAAATTCCATACACAAAGCTCATTTCGAGGCCGCAAGAAGGTCACTGAGGCCATCACTGACAAAAGCAGAAATTGATGAGTatgcagccgccgccatccaTGGTCTGTCAACGAGGAAACACTGA
- the LOC100828357 gene encoding cell division control protein 48 homolog B isoform X1 — MAAGSKAGGSDGDDGDSTGAWRAEEAVAGNRMALDALRELVVYPFIYARQSRLLGLKWPRGLLLYGPPGTGKTSLVQAMVRECNAHLTMIKYWLNLMSLILQFLIRRTQDPYSVHKAHAGEGEKFLREAFSEAYSQASQGRPAIIFIDELDAICPRRDNKREQESRIVGQLLTLMDGNKKTVKLPHVVVVASTNRVDAIDPALRRPGRFDSEIEVTVPSLEERLQILKLYTKNLHLDSTVDLQTIAASCNGYVGADLQALCREAALLAYRRLSNSSEDEKVHTLIMADWESARSQVRASMTRGVTKEVSTVLWDDIGGLQDLKKKLQQAVEWPIKHAAAFARLGISPVRGVLLHGPPGCSKTTLAKAAAHAAQASFFSLSGAELYSKYVGEGEALLRRTFQSARLAAPSILFFDEADAIAPKRTGPGGNSGNVTVGERLLSTLLTEMDGLELATGIIVLAATNRPKAIDAALLRPGRFDMVLYVPPPDVQGRHEILRIHTRKMKLGEDVDLVKIAECTELFTGADLEGLCREAGMAALREDLSANSIHKAHFEAARRSLRPSLTKAEIDEYAAAAIHGLSTRKH; from the exons ATGGCCGCTGGGAGCAAAGCCGGTGGCAGCGATGGGGATGATGGCGATTCGACTGGAGCTtggcgggcggaggaggctgTAGCTGGAAACCGCATGGCGCTTGATGCTCTGCGGGAGCTTGTGGTATATCCCTTCATCTACGCACGCCAGTCGCGTCTTCTCGGCCTCAAG TGGCCCAGAGGATTGCTTCTCTACGGTCCCCCTGGCACCGGAAAG ACAAGCCTGGTTCAAGCCATGGTTCGAGAATGCAATGCCCACCTGACAATGATCAAGTACTGGCTCAACTTGATGTCATTGATACTGCAGTTTTTAATACGACGAACACAGGA CCCATATTCTGTGCATAAAGCTCATGCTGGAGAGGGTGAGAAGTTCCTGCGTGAAGCTTTCTCTGAAGCATATTCTCAGGCGTCACAGGGTAGACCAGCCATTATTTTCATTGATGAACTGGATGCCATATGTCCACGCCGCGATAACAA ACGAGAGCAAGAGTCCCGCATTGTTGGTCAGCTGCTGACTCTGATGGATGGAAACAAGAAAACAGTGAAGCTTCCTCATGTAGTTGTTGTTGCATCAACCAACAG AGTGGATGCGATTGATCCAGCACTGAGAAGGCCAGGACGTTTCGATTCAGAGATAGAGGTCACTGTTCCCTCCCTAGAAGAAAGGTTGCAGATTCTTAAG CTTTATACCAAGAATCTACATCTTGATTCAACTGTTGATCTTCAAACTATCGCTGCATCCTGCAATGGTTATGTTGGAGCTGATTTACAAGCTCTATGTCGAGAAGCTGCCCTACTTGCGTATCGTAGattgtcaaactcatctgagGATGAGAAGGTTCACACACTTATCATGGCAGACTGGGAGTCCGCTAGATCTCAGGTCAGAGCAAGCATGACAAGAGGGGTAACAAAAGAAGTTTCAACTGTTTTATGGGATGATATTGGGGGTTTGCAAGATCTAAAG AAAAAGCTTCAGCAAGCTGTTGAGTGGCCCATCAAACATGCTGCTGCATTTGCTAGACTAGGGATATCACCAGTTCGTGGTGTGCTTCTGCATGGTCCTCCAGGGTGCTCAAAGACCACCCTTGCCAAGGCTGCAGCACATGCTGCCCaagcttctttcttttctttgag TGGTGCAGAATTATATTCGAAGTATGTTGGAGAAGGTGAAGCTTTGTTGCGAAGAACATTCCAGAGTGCACGCCTTGCTGCTCCtagcattttattttttgatgaGGCTGATGCAATTGCTCCTAAAAG AACTGGTCCTGGTGGAAACAGTGGCAATGTCACAGTTGGAGAAAGACTCCTGTCCACTTTGTTGACCGAAATGGATGGCTTAGAACTGGCTACG gGGATTATTGTTTTGGCTGCTACTAATCGTCCCAAAGCAATTGATGCAGCTCTTCTCCGCCCAGGTCGTTTTGATATG GTGTTGTATGTTCCACCGCCTGATGTGCAAGGTCGGCACGAGATACTGCGCATCCATACACGGAAAATGAAGTTGGGGGAGGATGTGGACCTTGTGAAGATAGCAGAGTGCACTGAGCTGTTCACTGGTGCTGATCTTGAAGGCCTGTGCAGGGAAGCAGGAATGGCAGCCCTGAGGGAAGATCTGTCAGCAAATTCCATACACAAAGCTCATTTCGAGGCCGCAAGAAGGTCACTGAGGCCATCACTGACAAAAGCAGAAATTGATGAGTatgcagccgccgccatccaTGGTCTGTCAACGAGGAAACACTGA
- the LOC100822497 gene encoding protein CHROMOSOME TRANSMISSION FIDELITY 7, which translates to MEANPKSERRRDDEMQPKINAFFKRQAPGPDPSSVDGARRESSGPTEVAKKPKSFADAKVLNKKRNYGQFHLELGQPDFLLHMCAGCGMMYARGNDEDEKVHRAYHKSYFEGVPFKGWRDEIVVASSEGGERIILASGENSCKRNSKVQEVIKVVEKELGFGEGQLLHKLCKVYLFISGGRIVGCLVAERIKAAHKVIPSSTTENRRDISKAESGKANHTLEFGEISFKREVSRRHNHLDKNKEECQGPGAIICEEEAVPALCGFRAIWVVPSRRRKQIGSQLMDAVRKSFYEGSTLGISQCAFTPPTSAGKALASSYCKTSAFLVYREGDV; encoded by the exons atggaggcgaacCCGAAATCAGAGAGAAGGCGAGACGACGAGATGCAGCCCAAGATCAACGCGTTCTTCAAGCGCCAGGCCCCGGGGCCGGATCCGAgcag TGTCGACGGGGCGCGTAGGGAAAGTAGTGGCCCGACGGAGGTGGCGAAGAAGCCCAAGAGCTTCGCGGACGCCAAGGTCCTCAACAAGAAGAGGAACTACGGGCAGTTCCACCTGGAGCTGGGGCAGCCCGACTTCCTCCTCCACATGTGCGCCGGCTGCGGCATGATGTACGCCCGCGGGAACGACGAGGACGAGAAGGTCCACAGGGCCTACCACAAGAGCTACTTCGAGGGCGTTCCGTTCAAG GGTTGGCGCGATGAAATTGTGGTTGCGAGTTCGGAGGGAGGTGAGCGGATAATTCTCGCATCCGGCGAAAATTCTTGCAAACGGAACAGTAAG GTGCAAGAGGTGATCAAAGTGGTGGAAAAGGAGCTGGGATTCGGTGAAGGCCAGCTCCTTCATAAGCTCTGCAAG GTTTATCTGTTCATATCTGGTGGGAGGATAGTGGGATGTCTAGTTGCCGAGCGGATAAAAGCAGCACATAAGGTTATTCCGAGCTCCACAACAGAAAACCGCAGAGATATCAGTAAAGCTGAATCAGGAAAAGCAAACCACACATTAGAGTTTGGTGAAATTAGTTTCAAGAGGGAAGTCTCACGGCGGCATAATCATCTCGACAAGAACAAAGAAGAGTGTCAAGGCCCCGGTGCCATCATCTGTGAAGAAGAAGCTGTTCCCGCGCTCTGTGGATTCCGGGCCATCTGGGTGGTGCCATCACGCAGAAGAAAGCAAATCGGGTCGCAGCTAATGGATGCTGTGAG GAAGAGCTTCTACGAAGGAAGCACGTTGGGGATCTCTCAATGTGCTTTCACGCCGCCAACCTCTGCCGGGAAGGCGCTAGCATCGAGCTACTGCAAGACCAGTGCATTCTTAGTCTACAGGGAAGGAGATGTATAA